The following proteins come from a genomic window of Neptunomonas concharum:
- a CDS encoding VOC family protein: protein MMEPLTFKYTILYVDSVKDTLAFYEAAFGLSTAMLHESGDYGELKTGATTLSFSSLELMETLGKKPSKANANNPSFEIAFETDDVPAALSRALKAGASLVQDVEQMPWGQTTAYVSDINGCLVELCTPVAAQP from the coding sequence ATGATGGAACCTTTAACATTTAAATACACCATTCTCTATGTAGACAGCGTAAAAGATACACTGGCATTTTATGAGGCCGCATTTGGCCTAAGCACAGCGATGCTGCATGAAAGTGGTGATTATGGGGAACTCAAAACAGGCGCAACGACACTGTCGTTCTCCTCGTTAGAACTGATGGAGACGCTTGGAAAAAAACCGTCTAAAGCTAACGCCAATAATCCATCTTTTGAGATTGCTTTTGAAACTGATGATGTACCCGCCGCGCTCTCCCGCGCTTTAAAAGCGGGTGCCTCATTGGTGCAAGATGTTGAACAGATGCCATGGGGACAAACAACAGCGTATGTATCTGATATCAATGGCTGTTTAGTCGAGTTGTGCACACCCGTGGCAGCTCAACCATAG
- a CDS encoding GFA family protein, producing MKGSCLCRAIEYEVDSLDMPIIFCHCKTCQKAHAAPFAPTAGVLRAHFRWLRGKDKLSSFESSPGKIRHFCSVCGTQLVAERPAQPHVILRVATLDDDPEVKPEAHIWTKHDVEWLEDEGIPSYEEWQPK from the coding sequence ATGAAGGGGAGTTGTCTGTGTAGAGCTATCGAGTACGAGGTTGACTCGCTGGATATGCCAATCATTTTTTGCCACTGTAAGACTTGCCAGAAAGCACATGCCGCACCTTTTGCACCTACGGCTGGAGTATTAAGAGCGCATTTTCGATGGCTGCGTGGTAAAGATAAGCTTTCAAGCTTTGAGTCTAGCCCAGGGAAAATAAGACACTTCTGTTCTGTATGTGGCACACAGTTGGTGGCAGAAAGGCCAGCCCAGCCACATGTGATTCTGCGAGTAGCGACTTTGGATGATGATCCTGAAGTAAAGCCAGAAGCTCATATTTGGACAAAGCATGATGTCGAGTGGCTGGAGGATGAGGGTATCCCTAGTTATGAGGAATGGCAGCCAAAATGA
- a CDS encoding DUF1772 domain-containing protein — MSTLLVRIMPIISTLLLGVMAGFFATYSFNVNYATLVLNGEMYATVQSLFNVNVRHAGFFVCFFGAGVFALITAVVFLQQRCSIGWLWLAVGLAYMLGIVMFTKWVNLPLNYYTESWDVHDLPTDWEAVRAQWNQANLLRTWISGALFVMATILLSRSPGATVLRKDDVSRG; from the coding sequence ATGTCTACATTGCTTGTTCGGATTATGCCGATCATCAGCACACTTTTATTAGGGGTGATGGCGGGCTTTTTTGCGACGTATTCTTTTAACGTTAACTACGCCACATTAGTTTTAAATGGTGAAATGTACGCCACGGTACAATCCTTGTTTAACGTAAATGTGCGCCATGCAGGCTTTTTTGTTTGTTTCTTTGGTGCGGGTGTTTTTGCACTGATTACGGCGGTGGTTTTTCTCCAGCAGCGTTGTTCTATTGGTTGGCTCTGGTTGGCAGTGGGATTGGCATATATGCTTGGCATTGTCATGTTTACTAAGTGGGTTAACTTGCCGCTCAATTATTATACGGAGTCTTGGGATGTTCATGATTTGCCGACTGATTGGGAAGCGGTGCGCGCGCAATGGAATCAGGCTAATCTGCTACGAACATGGATCAGTGGGGCGTTGTTTGTTATGGCGACAATTCTATTGAGCCGCTCACCCGGTGCCACAGTATTGAGAAAAGATGATGTCAGTAGAGGGTAG
- a CDS encoding MBL fold metallo-hydrolase gives MKLPALLTALVISTTVSAADKAPLTLKVYNASESSFHVNSTLIYGDTEAAVIDAGFTKADGLRIAANVLDSGKKLTTIFISQADPDYYFGAEVLKQLFPEANVIAAPSVVKVLEKKKAGKVSFWGPKMGANAPTHPVTPTAYKETSFSVDGYPIEIKGTEGPLAHRPYLWVPSLKAVVGNVAVFGDLHVWTADTQTDVQQAAWLDQLTEMQARNPKIVVPGHMQAETPTDVTAIHYTADYLQRFAKEKRNSKDSAALIQEMTTHYPDAKLKVALDIGAKVHKGEMAW, from the coding sequence ATGAAACTACCTGCCCTATTAACCGCTCTGGTTATCTCAACAACCGTATCTGCTGCAGACAAAGCACCACTCACCTTAAAAGTGTATAACGCTTCTGAAAGCAGTTTTCACGTCAACTCCACCCTCATATACGGTGATACCGAAGCGGCCGTCATCGATGCGGGTTTTACCAAAGCAGACGGATTACGTATTGCTGCCAATGTGCTCGACTCCGGTAAGAAATTAACCACTATTTTTATCAGCCAAGCCGACCCAGATTATTACTTTGGCGCGGAAGTGTTAAAGCAACTGTTCCCTGAAGCCAACGTTATCGCTGCACCTAGTGTTGTAAAAGTGCTAGAAAAGAAAAAGGCCGGCAAGGTTTCATTTTGGGGGCCTAAAATGGGGGCAAACGCGCCCACCCATCCGGTTACGCCTACCGCCTATAAAGAAACATCATTCAGTGTTGATGGTTACCCTATCGAAATCAAAGGCACAGAGGGCCCCTTAGCTCATCGCCCTTACTTATGGGTTCCATCACTCAAAGCGGTTGTGGGGAATGTTGCCGTATTTGGTGATCTGCACGTCTGGACCGCAGACACTCAAACCGATGTGCAACAAGCAGCTTGGCTAGATCAACTAACAGAGATGCAAGCTCGCAACCCCAAGATTGTTGTCCCTGGACACATGCAAGCAGAAACACCCACCGATGTAACGGCTATTCATTACACGGCGGATTATCTGCAACGCTTTGCTAAAGAAAAACGAAATAGCAAAGACAGCGCAGCCTTAATCCAAGAGATGACAACGCATTACCCAGATGCAAAACTAAAGGTTGCACTCGATATTGGTGCTAAAGTACATAAAGGAGAAATGGCGTGGTAA
- a CDS encoding LysR family transcriptional regulator translates to MDRVTAAEVFVDLAYSGSFTATAQRLDMSRPMVTRYIEAMEGWLAVRLFHRTTRKVTLTSAGEHCLKDVEAWLEAAHQLVSNANPSGELSDAIRIAVSPSFGYAHVAPALVEFMALHPRVSVDVDLEDTAVDLVEQRIDLAIRIASNPNPSLIGKPIAQCRSVMAASPSYLARFAAIRSPEDLVSHDCLGHKYFERNVWHLSRGDQHVAISVGCRLSANETSVLMQAAIQGAGVALLPTYLANQAISEGNLQPVLPDWQPPEMRIYGFYSSRKHLSPTVRALIDFMADYYAQHPWD, encoded by the coding sequence ATGGATAGAGTAACAGCCGCAGAGGTGTTTGTTGATCTGGCTTACTCCGGCAGTTTTACAGCAACAGCACAACGGCTAGATATGTCTCGCCCAATGGTGACGCGCTACATCGAGGCAATGGAAGGCTGGTTGGCGGTGCGCTTGTTTCATCGAACGACGCGTAAAGTAACGCTGACCAGTGCCGGTGAGCATTGCTTAAAGGATGTCGAGGCATGGCTGGAAGCGGCACATCAGTTAGTTAGCAATGCCAACCCATCTGGTGAGCTAAGCGATGCTATCCGTATCGCTGTCAGTCCCTCTTTTGGATATGCTCATGTAGCGCCTGCGTTGGTCGAGTTTATGGCATTGCATCCTCGCGTATCTGTGGATGTGGATTTAGAAGATACGGCGGTCGATTTAGTTGAACAGCGCATCGATTTAGCGATACGCATCGCTTCTAATCCAAATCCCTCGTTGATTGGCAAACCGATTGCTCAATGCCGTTCTGTTATGGCGGCATCTCCCAGTTATCTGGCCCGCTTTGCAGCTATCAGATCTCCTGAGGATCTCGTTTCTCATGATTGTCTGGGGCATAAGTACTTCGAGCGCAATGTATGGCATCTAAGTCGAGGTGATCAGCATGTAGCGATTAGTGTCGGTTGCCGACTAAGTGCGAACGAGACGAGTGTCTTAATGCAGGCCGCTATTCAAGGGGCAGGGGTCGCACTACTGCCAACTTACTTGGCAAATCAGGCAATCTCAGAAGGTAATTTGCAACCGGTTTTGCCGGATTGGCAACCTCCAGAGATGCGTATCTATGGGTTTTACTCATCCAGAAAGCATCTATCACCGACGGTTAGAGCCTTGATCGACTTTATGGCTGACTACTATGCTCAGCACCCTTGGGACTAG
- a CDS encoding type II toxin-antitoxin system RelE/ParE family toxin encodes MAKITKVLQTASFKKAVKKLHQNQKKDLDKTVKILMDDPLLGEQKKGDLAFLRVYKFKMVKQLTLLGYSYKDGTVILELIALGSHENFYCDVKKLF; translated from the coding sequence TTGGCTAAGATTACCAAAGTTTTACAGACAGCTAGTTTCAAGAAGGCGGTAAAGAAGTTACATCAGAATCAGAAAAAAGATTTGGATAAAACCGTAAAGATACTGATGGACGATCCCCTCCTAGGGGAGCAGAAAAAAGGGGACCTAGCATTTCTGCGCGTGTATAAATTCAAAATGGTCAAACAGTTAACTTTACTTGGTTACAGCTACAAGGATGGCACTGTAATACTGGAATTAATAGCACTTGGTTCTCATGAGAACTTTTATTGCGATGTTAAAAAGTTATTCTGA
- a CDS encoding TA system antitoxin ParD family protein produces MATASVRLDQDLVEKATIMGKALNRTMPKQIEHWAKIGEMMEDNPDLPYEFVKQAIISKAEKEAGKLEPYDFG; encoded by the coding sequence ATGGCAACTGCAAGCGTAAGGCTAGATCAAGATCTGGTTGAGAAAGCGACCATTATGGGTAAAGCGCTAAATCGAACTATGCCGAAACAGATTGAGCATTGGGCAAAGATAGGTGAAATGATGGAAGATAATCCTGACTTGCCATACGAATTCGTTAAACAGGCAATCATTTCCAAAGCTGAAAAAGAGGCTGGAAAATTGGAGCCTTACGATTTTGGCTAA
- a CDS encoding DTW domain-containing protein, whose product MDTLHILLLTHAREVTKATNTGRLLESSKGLKVSRIIWSRTQPDEVLLNLIEKGSVALLYPESEVGMVDTQQINRCDTFIIIDATWQEARKIYNRSPYLHRLPRFALVNVQPSEFRLRRNQVAGGLCTAECAIALLRQNKRLGAADELQQRFVDFNKGLKG is encoded by the coding sequence ATGGACACCCTGCATATTCTTCTTCTAACCCATGCGCGTGAGGTTACTAAAGCGACTAACACCGGACGGTTGCTAGAAAGCAGCAAAGGGCTCAAGGTCTCCCGGATTATCTGGTCTCGAACTCAGCCCGACGAGGTGTTATTAAACCTTATTGAAAAAGGGAGCGTGGCGCTGCTTTATCCTGAGTCTGAGGTGGGAATGGTTGATACTCAACAGATTAACAGGTGCGATACGTTTATTATCATTGATGCCACTTGGCAGGAGGCTCGTAAGATCTATAACCGATCGCCTTACTTGCACCGTTTACCTCGGTTTGCATTAGTGAACGTGCAACCGTCTGAATTCAGGCTAAGAAGAAACCAAGTGGCAGGTGGGTTGTGCACGGCAGAGTGTGCAATCGCGTTATTGCGACAAAACAAACGTTTGGGTGCAGCAGATGAATTACAGCAACGTTTTGTGGATTTTAATAAGGGTCTAAAGGGATAA
- a CDS encoding Crp/Fnr family transcriptional regulator, with product MMSSLQSYSPLSDLAKSVQQTLNDCKQVRRGIKGETLLVASDSWQHVYWLHAGVVRMFYLDTQGREHNKRFFMANDFFWPVTPALREKAAGFYIQALTDIHCDVWSYADFRGAFECDQAWLSFSHLWLERLIDSKLARERDWLHLSAAERYQQLCDTSPRLIEQVSAQHIASYLGITPVSLSRIKNR from the coding sequence ATGATGTCGTCCCTTCAGTCGTATTCGCCATTATCAGATCTTGCTAAGTCAGTGCAACAGACATTGAATGACTGCAAGCAAGTACGGCGGGGCATTAAGGGTGAAACTTTATTGGTCGCATCTGATTCTTGGCAGCATGTTTATTGGCTTCATGCTGGGGTGGTGCGGATGTTCTACTTAGATACGCAAGGGCGAGAGCATAACAAGCGCTTCTTTATGGCGAATGACTTTTTTTGGCCTGTCACGCCTGCTTTGCGTGAGAAGGCGGCGGGTTTTTATATACAAGCGCTAACGGATATTCACTGTGATGTGTGGTCTTATGCAGATTTTCGCGGTGCTTTTGAGTGTGATCAAGCGTGGCTGTCATTTAGCCATCTATGGTTGGAGCGCCTAATTGATTCAAAGTTGGCGAGAGAACGCGATTGGTTACATTTGAGTGCTGCAGAGCGCTATCAGCAGTTGTGTGATACTTCACCTCGGTTGATAGAGCAAGTTTCCGCACAGCATATTGCGAGTTATCTTGGTATCACGCCTGTTTCTCTTTCTCGTATAAAGAATCGTTAG